A part of Drosophila ananassae strain 14024-0371.13 chromosome 2R, ASM1763931v2, whole genome shotgun sequence genomic DNA contains:
- the LOC6493528 gene encoding threonine aspartase 1: MAGFVAVHTGAGNCIDETKYQRVIKEACIRATDILRNGGTAVDACEAAIIRLENCGYTNAGYGSNLCMDGSVQCDAAIMDGSNLNFGACTNVSRVKNPIQLARRICDAQATPQLLERIPPMILAGSGAERYADEVGCSMVEPSVLISAKAKFQFNHYKSKYDLVVGRLSKAPSEEPVPVPEPGNEVELSAALDTVGAVCVDGAGNTAAGCSSGGILLKVPGRVGQAATYGAGCWATDTDELAIATCTTGNGEYLMKTLLAREICNGAFSSDCAVTSLHRTFKQKFLDSPLLPRQQDLYAGALTLLYYPSQSSGEVMWSHTTQSFCVGYMATTQKVPKFVHSPLPTYSVPGRSCVVNGHNFHLRI, encoded by the exons ATGGCCGGCTTCGTGGCGGTGCACACAG GGGCTGGCAATTGCATCGATGAGACAAAGTACCAGCGGGTGATAAAGGAGGCCTGTATCCGGGCCACGGACATCCTCCGGAACGGCGGAACAGCAGTGGATGCCTGCGAGGCGGCCATCATACGGTTGGAAAACTGTGGCTACACTAACGCCGGCTATGGCTCCAATCTCTGCATGGACGGATCCGTTCAGTGTGATGCCGCTATAATGGATGGATCCAACCTTAACTTTGGGGCCTGCACAAATGTCAGTCGTGTCAAAAATCCTATCCAGCTGGCACGCCGGATATGCGATGCCCAAGCAACTCCACAACTCCTGGAGCGCATTCCACCGATGATCCTGGCGGGCAGTGGGGCAGAGCGGTATGCCGACGAGGTGGGCTGCTCCATGGTTGAGCCCTCTGTGCTAATCTCCGCCAAGGCAAAATTCCAGTTCAATCACTATAAAAGCAAGTATGACTTGGTGGTGGGCAGGTTGAGCAAGGCTCCTTCTGAAGAACCTGTACCTGTTCCTGAACCCGGCAACGAAGTGGAACTATCCGCCGCCTTGGACACCGTGGGTGCGGTATGTGTGGACGGTGCCGGAAACACTGCAGCGGGCTGTAGTTCTGGAGGAATTTTACTCAAAGTTCCTGGAAGAGTAGGGCAGGCGGCTACTTACGGTGCCGGGTGCTGGGCCACCGATACCGACGAGCTGGCAATAGCTACCTGCACGACCGGCAACGGTGAGTACTTGATGAAAACACTGCTGGCCAGGGAGATCTGCAACGGTGCCTTCAGCAGCGACTGTGCGGTAACCAGCCTACACCGGACGTTCAAGCAGAAGTTCCTCGACTCACCCTTGCTGCCAAGACAGCAGGATCTCTATGCCGGCGCCCTGACCCTGCTCTACTATCCGAGCCAGAGCAGCGGGGAGGTGATGTGGAGCCACACGACGCAGTCATTTTGTGTCGGCTACATGGCCACCACCCAGAAGGTGCCAAAG TTTGTGCACTCGCCGCTGCCCACGTACAGTGTGCCGGGCAGATCGTGCGTCGTCAATGGCCATAATTTCCATTTGCGCATTTAG
- the LOC6506402 gene encoding putative protein TPRXL, with amino-acid sequence MQRIGVALALLACGLVLVEAQECLVCQTDNEVYCYNQTSYQFCSGSSLLGTIQNCPTGQVCSNSDDVCVDSTAISDTVLDVCGSSGGNGAECGDCSGGSKYVCVSQTQFARCISSAVSTVFDCATDEICSYSQYQSGNPICVPSCAADYLKLDPTCSNTEYTTTTTTAAPATTPSTTELAEACANAVPSSNPSYFYTRNYADSNCHSYIYCQRSGTDSWVTVFLTCKSNLYFDSTTNTCVTNWPASCSATTTSSSSSSTEESTSSSTESSSSSDSSSSSSSSTESSSTSSTDSSSSSSDSSSSSSSSSTESSSTASTDASSSTDDSSSSSDSSSSSSSSSTESSSTDSTA; translated from the exons ATGCAGAGGATTGGAGTAGCTTTGGCCCTTCTGGCTTGTGGACTAGTGCTAGTGGAAGCCCAGGAATGTCTGGTTTGTCAAACGGATAACGAAGTTTACTGCTACAATCAGACATCCTATCAGTTTTGCAGTG GATCCTCACTTTTGGGAACCATACAAAACTGCCCGACCGGACAAGTGTGCTCTAATTCCGACGACGTGTGTGTGGATTCTACGGCCATCAGTGATACAGTCCTGGATGTTTGTGGTTCATCTGGTGGTAATGGGGCCGAATGTGGTGATTGTTCGGGAGGATCAAAATACGTTTGTGTCAGCCAGACCCAGTTTGCCCGATGCATCAGTTCAGCGGTCTCCACTGTATTTGACTGTGCCACCGATGAGATCTGTTCCTACAGTCAATACCAAAGCGGAAACCCCATTTGTGTGCCCTCCTGTGCCGCTGATTAT TTGAAGCTCGATCCTACGTGCAGCAATACCGAGTATACGACTACTACCACCACGGCAGCACCTGCGACGACACCTAGCACTACAGAACTGGCAGAGGCATGTGCTAATGCCGTGCCCAGCTCCAATCCGAGCTACTTTTACACCAGGAACTATGCCGACTCAAACTGTCATTCTTATATATACTGCCAGAGAAGTGGCACTGATTCCTGGGTGACAGTCTTCTTAACTTGTAAATCCAACCTCTACTTCGACTCCACCACCAACACATGTGTTACCAACTGGCCTGCCAGTTGCTCCGCTACGACAACTTCATCATCATCTAGTTCAACAGAAGAATCTACGTCCTCTTCAACGGAATCTTCTTCATCCAGTGATAGCTCTTCATCTTCGTCATCTTCCACGGAAAGTTCTTCCACTTCCTCAACGGATAGTTCTAGTTCTTCTAGTGATTCCTCTTCATCCAGTTCATCATCTTCCACGGAAAGTTCTTCAACTGCCTCTACTGATGCGTCTTCTTCAACGGATGATTCTAGTTCTTCGAGTGATTCCTCTTCATCCAGCTCGTCATCTTCTACGGAAAGTTCTTCAACTGACTCCACTGCATAA